The nucleotide window GACATAATTCtcaagaaaatttgagaaaaaagttaaaaagaaaatctGTTACTATTCATCTAAAAAATGACCTGAGATTATAAAAAATatcagaaaaataagaaaagagatgaaaaacactgatttcatgcatgcatgtgtagatctaaATTCTATACATGTATTTGAACAACCTATACTCcaaatattttataaaaaaatcaatttgaaaattgtataaaaaacagcaaaaatataaaaaattgtaaaattataCAAACATGACCAAATTGATCACAAATCTTGCAAGATTTGGTTGATTGGGTAATATGATGTCGAATCAATAAATttgcaataataaaaaaaaagaaaatttgcctatttcaaaaatttccaaatttTGTCTTAGATATTCGATTATTCGAAAATGGCTAAATCTTGTGTCTTAATCTTCAAATATTGCACAAATTTAGttgaaaatcatttaaaaataGTCTCAAGAAGCAAAAATGAAAAATGCCGGAAAACTGAAAAACAGCCCCTGAAGGGGACTTATTTTTGTGTAACAGCCCCTGAAAAACACCGTAACCATTTTCATCCCCGCCCcccccacccacccacacacacacacaaaaacattCTCAGTTGCTGGAGGGATTGTGTGAGGAAAATCATGATTTTGTTGGAAGAAGACATGCAGCTTGCTCTTATTTGGTTTGGTGGTTTATGTGGAATTCATTGGTACAAGGTTTCTCTTCTGTTTTCTATTTTAACATCTTTGTGTCACATATATTGAATCTTCCTACTCTGTTTTCCATATCTAAATGTTTATATTTTCTGTCAAATTTTCATAGATGAAGAGCGTTTACAATATTTCTTTGTTGTTAAAACAGGGTTGCAACTTAATCACACAGAGGGACAATAATAGATTCTTCTTTTTTGACATGCTTAAGTTGGAATATCCAGGTGAGAAGTTCAGGTAAAGAAGGCTCTTACACCATCTAATATCCTTTCTTTTATGTTTCTGGGTGAAAGCCTTGACTGTTGGAATTGGAAACCCCTTGCATGCTAGGAAACTCGTCCACCATATGTGCTTACCAACCAAGCCACCCAAATCGTGCTGACTAGGCAATTGTAACCGGCTGAGTTTACTGATTTAGTTTGGATTGCTGACCTTCTGTTTTTTGACCATCTATTTGATGGATCAACAATTGAATTGTTAATGATGCATTCCTGAGTGAGGGTTCAGTTTGGGTTCTTCCAAACTGAAGCCATGATGAGTGGATGCAGGGTAAAGGGTCCAAGATCTTTACATCTATGCAGGGGCCATGCAAATATTTGCCATTCAATTAGATGATTGTTTTTTGGAGGTGAGATGGTGTcaaaacatggggaaattggtaCCACTATAGGCCTACAGAATTGCCATTCCAATAAGCTGAAGAGTGCATGGCTAGAATTGGGGAAGTTTTGCATTTATGCCTCCGGAACGGAAGGGTATAGGATTCTGATGGGAATTGAGTTTGATGCCATCACTGGGGTGGTTGGATTGGTCAAAGTTCTTATTAATCTGAGCTTTTCATTTCCTAGAAGTTTATAGAAGATTCTAGAACAAGGTATTCTTAGTTAATGAGTCTTTTCTTAAACAATTATTCATGTTTAATTAGGAATGTTGTTACAGTTTAACATTCTCTCGAAGATTGGGTCATATTGGTAGAGTTCGAGTGGGAGATTTTGAGAAGGAAATAGAACAAATATAAAGTTATTATCCTTGTTTTCTTATTCATGCTCCCAGTCACGCTGtaatttaatttttgaatttgaaGAACAGTGGTTCCTCAATTGGTCTGCAACTCTGGATGATCTGTTTATCATAGTTATTTCTCAATTCTATACTGCTAAATTTCTATTGCATTTGGTGTCCTTTATTCAACTTAGTGATTTGAAGTCTGGATTGGCTTTGTGGATGCCATGTGCATGGTGATTGGGTTGCAGGACCCCAATGATGTGTGGTGTTATAGATTTCAACTTCtccctttttgtttctttttcttttttcttttttaaatttaatacTAGCAGTAAAATCCTACCGGCAGTTTATTTTGTTAACTGATTACAAAATGAGTATCCAGAATGAATCTTCTGTGTTTTGATTAAATACATTACGATATTTCTTATTTGAAATGCTTAAATATTAGGTGGGGATGGAAGAAACATCACTGAAGGCGGATTGGTGGACTTGTATGGGAAAATTCAGAAGGCTGTTGAAGTTAGCGCTTCACAAGAATACAATGGGGGCAGCATAACCGTCATGATCGATGATGTATCCCAATTGGAGATAGCTGCTCATGGTTCTGTGGATCACGTCTTAGACTTTGTGCATTACTGTCATACCTTGACCTCTGAATTGGTCAGTCTGCCTCAACTTTGACCAGTCTTGTCTACTTTGCTACAGGCCATGCGGTCATTGCATGCTGCTCTTTTGCTACGCctcataattaaaataaataaataaatcatttacCTCTTTTCTTTTATCAGGATTGCTCACTAGTTATGCTGAATCATGAAGATATTTATTCAAGCAGGGTGGCCCCTAGACTCATTTTGTCAATGGAATACCTTTCGGACATAGTCATAAAAGCAGAACCTCTGGCAACAGGTTTGGCTACAGATGTGCATGGACAGGTACTCTTGTTGGTTCCTTCTCTATTTTGCTAAAGAGGGATGCCCTAGTGCTCCCAGAGCACTAAATGCAATACTGCTCCTGGTTCCATGTGTTCACATGGACAGTTTAATCAATTGATCTGAACTATCCACCCAAGTCCAAAGCACATTTCATagactaccatgcaaaaatcacactgattggatgatccaaaccattcctgATTTGGGCTTATTTTTCACAGccatcaattttctagccatggATGGGGTGGTTACAGtttcctaacaaaagtgattctttttaATTAGAAGCAATCCATGAAAGGACCTAACAatatagatggatcaaattgttgattgggcaTATATTTTGTCAACAATCTTGACTGCCAatcaaatggttcatatttgtCAGATTGGTGTGGTGTTTACATGGTAGCGCATGAAATATATGTTGGACTTAATGAACAATGTAGATCAATGGGTTGGACTAAGTGTCCCACTGCAACTAGGAGCAGTCTCACTTACAGTGctttgagagcactggagcatttctctttattatttttttaacaaacagtgggagcacaccacctgaaaTTTATG belongs to Magnolia sinica isolate HGM2019 chromosome 8, MsV1, whole genome shotgun sequence and includes:
- the LOC131253142 gene encoding elongator complex protein 6 — translated: MTASSPNSNVLLDEALSPLCPRTVLLVEDCVETSGAFVLHHLMKRVLSSSGGVLVFVSLSHPFSHYDRILRKLGCNLITQRDNNRFFFFDMLKLEYPGGDGRNITEGGLVDLYGKIQKAVEVSASQEYNGGSITVMIDDVSQLEIAAHGSVDHVLDFVHYCHTLTSELDCSLVMLNHEDIYSSRVAPRLILSMEYLSDIVIKAEPLATGLATDVHGQLTVVNKGVFNEHGYLGSRIRNFHFKVKENSVEYFYPGTRT